One segment of Pan paniscus chromosome 20, NHGRI_mPanPan1-v2.0_pri, whole genome shotgun sequence DNA contains the following:
- the ZNF229 gene encoding zinc finger protein 229 isoform X1, translating to METLTSRHEKRALHSQASAISQDREEKIMSQEPLSFKDVAVVFTEEELELLDSTQRQLYQDVMQENFRNLLSVGERNPLGDKNGKDMEYIQDEELRFFSHKGLSSCKIWEEVVGELPGSQECRVNLQGKDFQFSEDAAPHQRWEGASTPCFPVESFLDSLQGDGLISLENQQFPAWRAIRPIPIQGSWAKAFVNQLGDVQERCKNLNTEDTVYKCNWDDYSFCWISCHVDHRFPEIDKPCGCNKCRKDCIKNSVLHHINPGENGLKSNEYGNGFRDDADLPPHPRVPLKEKPYQYHEFSKGLRHSAHLNRHQRIPTGEKSVKSLERGRGVRQNAHIHNHPRAPVGDMPYRCDVCGKGFRYKSVLLIHQGVHTGRRPYQCEECGKAFGRSSNLLVHQRVHTGEKPYKCSECGKGFSYSSVLQVHQRLHTGEKPYTCSECGKGFCAKSALHKHQHIHPGEEPYSCGECGKGSSCSSHLSSHQKTHTGERPYQCDKCGKGFSHNSYLQAHQRVHMGQHLYKCNVCGKSFSYSSGLLMHQRLHTGEKPYKCECGKSFGRSSDLHIHQRVHTGEKPYKCSECGKGFRQNSDLHSHQRVHTGERPYVCDVCGKGFIYSSDLLIHQRVHTGEKPYKCAECGKGFSYSSGLLIHQRVHTGEKPYRCQECGKGFRCTSSLHKHQRVHTGKKPYTCDQCGKGFSYGSNLRTHQRLHTGEKPYTCYECGKGFRYGSGLLSHKRVHTGEKPYRCHVCAKGYSQSSHLQGHQRVHTGEKPYKCKECGKGFGRSSCLHVHQRVHTGEKPYTCGVCGKGFSYTSGLRNHQRVHLGENPYK from the exons ATGGAGACTTTGACCTCAAGGCATGAGAAAAGAG CTCTtcattctcaagcctcagccatTTCCCAAGATAGGGAGGAGAAGATCATGTCTCAG GAGCCATTGAGCTTCAAGGACGTGGCTGTGGTCTTCACTGAGGAGGAGCTAGAGCTGCTGGACTCTACCCAGAGGCAGCTGTACCAAGATGTGATGCAGGAGAATTTCAGGAACCTACTCTCAGTGGGTGAGAGGAATCCTCTGG GAGACAAGAATGGAAAGGATATGGAGTATATTCAAGATGAAGAATTAAGGTTCTTTTCACACAAAGGGCTCTCCTCGTGCAAAATCTGGGAAGAGGTGGTAGGTGAATTACCTGGGAGCCAAGAGTGTAGAGTAAATCTGCAAGGAAAAGACTTCCAGTTCTCAGAAGATGCTGCTCCCCATCAAAGGTGGGAAGGAGCATCTACACCATGTTTTCCAGTTGAGAGTTTCCTGGACAGTCTACAAGGGGATGGGCTTATCAGTCTAGAAAATCAACAGTTTCCAGCCTGGAGAGCTATAAGACCAATCCCCATTCAAGGATCTTGGGCAAAAGCGTTTGTGAACCAGTTAGGGGATGTTCAAGAAAGATGTAAAAATCTCAACACAGAAGACACAGTATATAAATGTAACTGGGATGATTACAGCTTTTGCTGGATATCTTGTCATGTTGATCACAGATTCCCTGAAATAGACAAGCCGTGTGGTtgcaataaatgcagaaaagactGCATTAAAAACTCTGTACTTCATCACATTAACCCTGGAGAGAATGGCTTGAAAAGTAACGAATACGGAAATGGCTTCAGGGACGATGCAGATCTTCCCCCCCATCCAAGAGTACCTTTGAAAGAGAAACCCTATCAATATCATGAGTTTAGTAAGGGCTTGAGGCACAGTGCCCATCTTAACAGACATCAAAGAATTCCCACAGGAGAGAAATCTGTTAAGAGTCTTGAGCGTGGTCGGGGCGTCAGACAGAACGCACACATACATAACCACCCCAGAGCCCCTGTGGGAGACATGCCCTATAGATGTGATGTCTGTGGAAAGGGGTTCAGGTATAAATCGGTTCTTCTTATTCATCAAGGGGTGCACACAGGAAGGAGACCCTATCAATGTGAGGAGTGTGGGAAGGCATTTGGTCGAAGTTCAAACCTGCTTGTCCATCAGAGGgtccacactggagagaaaccatataAATGCAGCGAGTGTGGGAAGGGCTTCAGTTACAGCTCAGTGCTTCAAGTCCATCAGAGGCTGCACACAGGGGAGAAGCCCTACACCTGCAGTGAGTGTGGCAAAGGCTTCTGTGCCAAGTCTGCACTGCACAAACACCAGCACATTCACCCTGGAGAAGAGCCCTACAGCTGTGGCGAGTGTGGAAAGGGATCCAGCTGCAGCTCCCACCTCAGCAGTCATCAGAAGACACACACTGGCGAGAGGCCCTACCAGTGTGACAAGTGTGGCAAAGGTTTCAGTCACAACTCGTACCTTCAAGCTCACCAGAGAGTTCACATGGGGCAGCATCTGtacaaatgcaatgtgtgtgGTAAGAGTTTCAGTTACAGCTCAGGGCTTCTCATGCATCAGAGACTGCACacgggagagaaaccctacaaatgcgAGTGCGGGAAGAGCTTTGGCCGGAGCTCCGACCTCCACATCCATCAGAGGgtccacacaggagagaaaccctataaatgcaGTGAGTGTGGGAAGGGCTTCCGGCAGAATTCGGACCTTCACAGCCACCAGAGGGTCCACACGGGAGAGAGGCCCTacgtgtgtgatgtgtgtgggaAGGGTTTCATCTACAGCTCCGACCTCCTTATCCATCAGAGGgtccacactggagagaaaccctataaatgtgcTGAGTGTGGCAAAGGCTTCAGTTACAGCTCAGGGCTTCTCATTCACCAGAGAGTCCACACAGGCGAGAAACCTTACAGATGCCAAGAGTGCGGAAAGGGCTTTAGGTGCACATCAAGCCTTCACAAACATCAGCGAGTCCACACGGGAAAAAAGCCCTATACGTGTGATCAGTGTGGCAAGGGATTCAGTTATGGCTCTAATCTTCGCACCCACCAGAGGTTgcacacaggagagaaaccctacactTGTTATGAATGTGGGAAGGGTTTCAGATATGGCTCAGGTCTCCTTAGTCATAAGAGAGTGCACACTGGCGAGAAGCCATACAGATGCCACGTGTGTGCGAAGGGCTATAGTCAGAGCTCACATCTTCAAGGTCATCAGAGGGTCcacactggtgagaaaccctataaatgtaagGAGTGTGGGAAGGGCTTTGGCCGCAGCTCCTGTCTTCATGTTCATCAGAGAgtccacactggagagaagccctatacgtgtggtgtgtgtgggaaaGGCTTCAGTTATACCTCAGGTCTGCGGAACCACCAAAGAGTGCATTTAGGCGAGAACCCTTATAAGTAG
- the ZNF229 gene encoding zinc finger protein 229 isoform X2, with amino-acid sequence METLTSRHEKRALHSQASAISQDREEKIMSQEPLSFKDVAVVFTEEELELLDSTQRQLYQDVMQENFRNLLSVGDKNGKDMEYIQDEELRFFSHKGLSSCKIWEEVVGELPGSQECRVNLQGKDFQFSEDAAPHQRWEGASTPCFPVESFLDSLQGDGLISLENQQFPAWRAIRPIPIQGSWAKAFVNQLGDVQERCKNLNTEDTVYKCNWDDYSFCWISCHVDHRFPEIDKPCGCNKCRKDCIKNSVLHHINPGENGLKSNEYGNGFRDDADLPPHPRVPLKEKPYQYHEFSKGLRHSAHLNRHQRIPTGEKSVKSLERGRGVRQNAHIHNHPRAPVGDMPYRCDVCGKGFRYKSVLLIHQGVHTGRRPYQCEECGKAFGRSSNLLVHQRVHTGEKPYKCSECGKGFSYSSVLQVHQRLHTGEKPYTCSECGKGFCAKSALHKHQHIHPGEEPYSCGECGKGSSCSSHLSSHQKTHTGERPYQCDKCGKGFSHNSYLQAHQRVHMGQHLYKCNVCGKSFSYSSGLLMHQRLHTGEKPYKCECGKSFGRSSDLHIHQRVHTGEKPYKCSECGKGFRQNSDLHSHQRVHTGERPYVCDVCGKGFIYSSDLLIHQRVHTGEKPYKCAECGKGFSYSSGLLIHQRVHTGEKPYRCQECGKGFRCTSSLHKHQRVHTGKKPYTCDQCGKGFSYGSNLRTHQRLHTGEKPYTCYECGKGFRYGSGLLSHKRVHTGEKPYRCHVCAKGYSQSSHLQGHQRVHTGEKPYKCKECGKGFGRSSCLHVHQRVHTGEKPYTCGVCGKGFSYTSGLRNHQRVHLGENPYK; translated from the exons ATGGAGACTTTGACCTCAAGGCATGAGAAAAGAG CTCTtcattctcaagcctcagccatTTCCCAAGATAGGGAGGAGAAGATCATGTCTCAG GAGCCATTGAGCTTCAAGGACGTGGCTGTGGTCTTCACTGAGGAGGAGCTAGAGCTGCTGGACTCTACCCAGAGGCAGCTGTACCAAGATGTGATGCAGGAGAATTTCAGGAACCTACTCTCAGTGG GAGACAAGAATGGAAAGGATATGGAGTATATTCAAGATGAAGAATTAAGGTTCTTTTCACACAAAGGGCTCTCCTCGTGCAAAATCTGGGAAGAGGTGGTAGGTGAATTACCTGGGAGCCAAGAGTGTAGAGTAAATCTGCAAGGAAAAGACTTCCAGTTCTCAGAAGATGCTGCTCCCCATCAAAGGTGGGAAGGAGCATCTACACCATGTTTTCCAGTTGAGAGTTTCCTGGACAGTCTACAAGGGGATGGGCTTATCAGTCTAGAAAATCAACAGTTTCCAGCCTGGAGAGCTATAAGACCAATCCCCATTCAAGGATCTTGGGCAAAAGCGTTTGTGAACCAGTTAGGGGATGTTCAAGAAAGATGTAAAAATCTCAACACAGAAGACACAGTATATAAATGTAACTGGGATGATTACAGCTTTTGCTGGATATCTTGTCATGTTGATCACAGATTCCCTGAAATAGACAAGCCGTGTGGTtgcaataaatgcagaaaagactGCATTAAAAACTCTGTACTTCATCACATTAACCCTGGAGAGAATGGCTTGAAAAGTAACGAATACGGAAATGGCTTCAGGGACGATGCAGATCTTCCCCCCCATCCAAGAGTACCTTTGAAAGAGAAACCCTATCAATATCATGAGTTTAGTAAGGGCTTGAGGCACAGTGCCCATCTTAACAGACATCAAAGAATTCCCACAGGAGAGAAATCTGTTAAGAGTCTTGAGCGTGGTCGGGGCGTCAGACAGAACGCACACATACATAACCACCCCAGAGCCCCTGTGGGAGACATGCCCTATAGATGTGATGTCTGTGGAAAGGGGTTCAGGTATAAATCGGTTCTTCTTATTCATCAAGGGGTGCACACAGGAAGGAGACCCTATCAATGTGAGGAGTGTGGGAAGGCATTTGGTCGAAGTTCAAACCTGCTTGTCCATCAGAGGgtccacactggagagaaaccatataAATGCAGCGAGTGTGGGAAGGGCTTCAGTTACAGCTCAGTGCTTCAAGTCCATCAGAGGCTGCACACAGGGGAGAAGCCCTACACCTGCAGTGAGTGTGGCAAAGGCTTCTGTGCCAAGTCTGCACTGCACAAACACCAGCACATTCACCCTGGAGAAGAGCCCTACAGCTGTGGCGAGTGTGGAAAGGGATCCAGCTGCAGCTCCCACCTCAGCAGTCATCAGAAGACACACACTGGCGAGAGGCCCTACCAGTGTGACAAGTGTGGCAAAGGTTTCAGTCACAACTCGTACCTTCAAGCTCACCAGAGAGTTCACATGGGGCAGCATCTGtacaaatgcaatgtgtgtgGTAAGAGTTTCAGTTACAGCTCAGGGCTTCTCATGCATCAGAGACTGCACacgggagagaaaccctacaaatgcgAGTGCGGGAAGAGCTTTGGCCGGAGCTCCGACCTCCACATCCATCAGAGGgtccacacaggagagaaaccctataaatgcaGTGAGTGTGGGAAGGGCTTCCGGCAGAATTCGGACCTTCACAGCCACCAGAGGGTCCACACGGGAGAGAGGCCCTacgtgtgtgatgtgtgtgggaAGGGTTTCATCTACAGCTCCGACCTCCTTATCCATCAGAGGgtccacactggagagaaaccctataaatgtgcTGAGTGTGGCAAAGGCTTCAGTTACAGCTCAGGGCTTCTCATTCACCAGAGAGTCCACACAGGCGAGAAACCTTACAGATGCCAAGAGTGCGGAAAGGGCTTTAGGTGCACATCAAGCCTTCACAAACATCAGCGAGTCCACACGGGAAAAAAGCCCTATACGTGTGATCAGTGTGGCAAGGGATTCAGTTATGGCTCTAATCTTCGCACCCACCAGAGGTTgcacacaggagagaaaccctacactTGTTATGAATGTGGGAAGGGTTTCAGATATGGCTCAGGTCTCCTTAGTCATAAGAGAGTGCACACTGGCGAGAAGCCATACAGATGCCACGTGTGTGCGAAGGGCTATAGTCAGAGCTCACATCTTCAAGGTCATCAGAGGGTCcacactggtgagaaaccctataaatgtaagGAGTGTGGGAAGGGCTTTGGCCGCAGCTCCTGTCTTCATGTTCATCAGAGAgtccacactggagagaagccctatacgtgtggtgtgtgtgggaaaGGCTTCAGTTATACCTCAGGTCTGCGGAACCACCAAAGAGTGCATTTAGGCGAGAACCCTTATAAGTAG
- the ZNF229 gene encoding zinc finger protein 229 isoform X3, with protein MEYIQDEELRFFSHKGLSSCKIWEEVVGELPGSQECRVNLQGKDFQFSEDAAPHQRWEGASTPCFPVESFLDSLQGDGLISLENQQFPAWRAIRPIPIQGSWAKAFVNQLGDVQERCKNLNTEDTVYKCNWDDYSFCWISCHVDHRFPEIDKPCGCNKCRKDCIKNSVLHHINPGENGLKSNEYGNGFRDDADLPPHPRVPLKEKPYQYHEFSKGLRHSAHLNRHQRIPTGEKSVKSLERGRGVRQNAHIHNHPRAPVGDMPYRCDVCGKGFRYKSVLLIHQGVHTGRRPYQCEECGKAFGRSSNLLVHQRVHTGEKPYKCSECGKGFSYSSVLQVHQRLHTGEKPYTCSECGKGFCAKSALHKHQHIHPGEEPYSCGECGKGSSCSSHLSSHQKTHTGERPYQCDKCGKGFSHNSYLQAHQRVHMGQHLYKCNVCGKSFSYSSGLLMHQRLHTGEKPYKCECGKSFGRSSDLHIHQRVHTGEKPYKCSECGKGFRQNSDLHSHQRVHTGERPYVCDVCGKGFIYSSDLLIHQRVHTGEKPYKCAECGKGFSYSSGLLIHQRVHTGEKPYRCQECGKGFRCTSSLHKHQRVHTGKKPYTCDQCGKGFSYGSNLRTHQRLHTGEKPYTCYECGKGFRYGSGLLSHKRVHTGEKPYRCHVCAKGYSQSSHLQGHQRVHTGEKPYKCKECGKGFGRSSCLHVHQRVHTGEKPYTCGVCGKGFSYTSGLRNHQRVHLGENPYK; from the coding sequence ATGGAGTATATTCAAGATGAAGAATTAAGGTTCTTTTCACACAAAGGGCTCTCCTCGTGCAAAATCTGGGAAGAGGTGGTAGGTGAATTACCTGGGAGCCAAGAGTGTAGAGTAAATCTGCAAGGAAAAGACTTCCAGTTCTCAGAAGATGCTGCTCCCCATCAAAGGTGGGAAGGAGCATCTACACCATGTTTTCCAGTTGAGAGTTTCCTGGACAGTCTACAAGGGGATGGGCTTATCAGTCTAGAAAATCAACAGTTTCCAGCCTGGAGAGCTATAAGACCAATCCCCATTCAAGGATCTTGGGCAAAAGCGTTTGTGAACCAGTTAGGGGATGTTCAAGAAAGATGTAAAAATCTCAACACAGAAGACACAGTATATAAATGTAACTGGGATGATTACAGCTTTTGCTGGATATCTTGTCATGTTGATCACAGATTCCCTGAAATAGACAAGCCGTGTGGTtgcaataaatgcagaaaagactGCATTAAAAACTCTGTACTTCATCACATTAACCCTGGAGAGAATGGCTTGAAAAGTAACGAATACGGAAATGGCTTCAGGGACGATGCAGATCTTCCCCCCCATCCAAGAGTACCTTTGAAAGAGAAACCCTATCAATATCATGAGTTTAGTAAGGGCTTGAGGCACAGTGCCCATCTTAACAGACATCAAAGAATTCCCACAGGAGAGAAATCTGTTAAGAGTCTTGAGCGTGGTCGGGGCGTCAGACAGAACGCACACATACATAACCACCCCAGAGCCCCTGTGGGAGACATGCCCTATAGATGTGATGTCTGTGGAAAGGGGTTCAGGTATAAATCGGTTCTTCTTATTCATCAAGGGGTGCACACAGGAAGGAGACCCTATCAATGTGAGGAGTGTGGGAAGGCATTTGGTCGAAGTTCAAACCTGCTTGTCCATCAGAGGgtccacactggagagaaaccatataAATGCAGCGAGTGTGGGAAGGGCTTCAGTTACAGCTCAGTGCTTCAAGTCCATCAGAGGCTGCACACAGGGGAGAAGCCCTACACCTGCAGTGAGTGTGGCAAAGGCTTCTGTGCCAAGTCTGCACTGCACAAACACCAGCACATTCACCCTGGAGAAGAGCCCTACAGCTGTGGCGAGTGTGGAAAGGGATCCAGCTGCAGCTCCCACCTCAGCAGTCATCAGAAGACACACACTGGCGAGAGGCCCTACCAGTGTGACAAGTGTGGCAAAGGTTTCAGTCACAACTCGTACCTTCAAGCTCACCAGAGAGTTCACATGGGGCAGCATCTGtacaaatgcaatgtgtgtgGTAAGAGTTTCAGTTACAGCTCAGGGCTTCTCATGCATCAGAGACTGCACacgggagagaaaccctacaaatgcgAGTGCGGGAAGAGCTTTGGCCGGAGCTCCGACCTCCACATCCATCAGAGGgtccacacaggagagaaaccctataaatgcaGTGAGTGTGGGAAGGGCTTCCGGCAGAATTCGGACCTTCACAGCCACCAGAGGGTCCACACGGGAGAGAGGCCCTacgtgtgtgatgtgtgtgggaAGGGTTTCATCTACAGCTCCGACCTCCTTATCCATCAGAGGgtccacactggagagaaaccctataaatgtgcTGAGTGTGGCAAAGGCTTCAGTTACAGCTCAGGGCTTCTCATTCACCAGAGAGTCCACACAGGCGAGAAACCTTACAGATGCCAAGAGTGCGGAAAGGGCTTTAGGTGCACATCAAGCCTTCACAAACATCAGCGAGTCCACACGGGAAAAAAGCCCTATACGTGTGATCAGTGTGGCAAGGGATTCAGTTATGGCTCTAATCTTCGCACCCACCAGAGGTTgcacacaggagagaaaccctacactTGTTATGAATGTGGGAAGGGTTTCAGATATGGCTCAGGTCTCCTTAGTCATAAGAGAGTGCACACTGGCGAGAAGCCATACAGATGCCACGTGTGTGCGAAGGGCTATAGTCAGAGCTCACATCTTCAAGGTCATCAGAGGGTCcacactggtgagaaaccctataaatgtaagGAGTGTGGGAAGGGCTTTGGCCGCAGCTCCTGTCTTCATGTTCATCAGAGAgtccacactggagagaagccctatacgtgtggtgtgtgtgggaaaGGCTTCAGTTATACCTCAGGTCTGCGGAACCACCAAAGAGTGCATTTAGGCGAGAACCCTTATAAGTAG